In one Pseudoliparis swirei isolate HS2019 ecotype Mariana Trench chromosome 23, NWPU_hadal_v1, whole genome shotgun sequence genomic region, the following are encoded:
- the dhps gene encoding deoxyhypusine synthase: MADRGLSAAREAVLKPSCDLPEDIPQIKGYDFNQGVDLQAVLNSYITTGFQASSFGLAVQEINLMIEKRLEPVEEDEGNGSDEHRSKSGCTIFLGYTSNLISSGVRESIRYLVEHKMVDVVVSTAGGIEEDFIKCMAHTYLGEFSMSGAELRQKGMNRIGNLLVPNDNYCKFEDWLMPILDQMLLEQNTEGTRWTPSKMIHRLGKEINNPDSIYYWAYKNNIPVFSPALTDGSLGDMLYFHSFKNPGLILDIVEDIRKINSQAVFAKRTGMIILGAGLVKHHICNANLMRNGAEHAVFVNTSQEFDGSDSGARPDEAISWGKIKADAKPVKLYADASIVFPLIVAQTFALHADRLIASKKTP; encoded by the exons ATGGCAGACCGTGGGCTCTCTGCTGCCAGGGAGGCCGTCCTCAAGCCAAGTTGCGACCTCCCAGAGGACATACCACAGATCAAAGGGTACGACTTCAACCAGGGGGTCGATCTCCAGGCTGTGCTGAACTCCTACATCACCACGGGCTTCCAGGCCAGCAGCTTCGGGTTGGCCGTTCAGGAGATCAACCTGAtg ATAGAGAAGCGCCTCGAGCcagtggaggaggatgaagggaaCGGGTCGGATGAACACCGCAGCAAGTCGGGCTGCACCATCTTCTTGGGTTACACCTCAAACCTCATCAGCTCCGGAGTGCGAGAGAGCATCCGCTACCTGGTGGAGCACAAAATG GTGGATGTGGTTGTGAGCACAGCTGGAGGCATCGAGGAGGATTTCATCAAGTGTATGGCGCACACATACTTGGGAGAATTCAGCATGTCTGGCGCGGAGCTCCGCCAGAAGGGCATGAACAG GATAGGGAATCTGTTGGTGCCCAATGACAACTACTGTAAGTTTGAAGACTGGCTGATGCCCATCCTAGACCAGATGCTGTTGGAGCAGAACACAGAG GGCACCCGTTGGACTCCCTCCAAAATGATCCATCGGCTCGGCAAAGAGATCAACAATCCCGACTCTATCTACTACTGGGCCTACAAG AACAACATTCCGGTGTTCAGTCCGGCCCTGACGGACGGCTCTCTGGGTGACATGCTCTACTTCCACTCTTTTAAGAACCCAGGCCTGATTTTAGACATCGTGGAAG ATATTCGCAAGATTAACAGCCAGGCGGTGTTTGCCAAAAGGACGGGCATGATCATCCTGGGAGCGGGGCTGGTCAAACACCACATTTGCAACGCCAATCTGATG AGGAATGGAGCTGAACATGCGGTGTTTGTGAACACGAGTCAGGAGTTTGATGGCTCTGACTCTGGGGCCAGGCCTGACGAGGCCATATCCTGGGGCAAGATTAAAGCAGATGCCAAACCTGTGAAG TTGTACGCCGATGCCTCTATAGTCTTCCCTCTGATCGTGGCCCAGACCTTCGCTCTCCACGCCGACAGGCTGATCGCCAGCAAGAAAACCCCTTGA
- the LOC130188995 gene encoding guanine nucleotide-binding protein G(I)/G(S)/G(O) subunit gamma-7-like, with product MSGKMCSSNSVIQVQKLVDQLRVEAGMERIKISLTAADLVRYCQEHRRHDPLLTGIAASSNPFKDKKSCVLL from the exons ATGTCAGGAAAGATGTGCAGCAGCAACAGTGTTATACAGGTTCAAAAACTGGTGGATCAACTTCGGGTGGAGGCAGGCATGGAGAGAATAAAG ATCTCCTTGACTGCAGCAGACTTGGTCCGGTACTGTCAGGAGCACAGGCGCCACGACCCTCTGCTCACCGGCATCGCCGCCTCGTCCAACCCTTTCAAAGATAAGAAGAGCTGTGTGCTGCTTTGA